One segment of Channa argus isolate prfri chromosome 17, Channa argus male v1.0, whole genome shotgun sequence DNA contains the following:
- the LOC137102800 gene encoding echinoderm microtubule-associated protein-like 1 isoform X1: MEGELAYLTGARGGKRTERVCSREERKRRKTFGVVEEGSSYQQRHPDPSSVSRVSHDDRSSAASGLDVTDRLTYLEQRMQMQEDEVQLLKMALADVLKRLNISEEHQAAAAAAGRRTPGAKARPVSLALPSRPPMVTSGSASLKKSSTLPSSSTARNYSPTPHSSGVSPPGSVKDISWKTTKSRPTSAAPTCKKPQEGKSKEAAVGAGTRRVTHCKVTMQIYLSPHVRKTGSSELAKSPAMVPNSGRAASTPNNPQAKRGSKPGMRKPTPSFTLNLQKNTTIQNTPEDTFSYKSPVKSPSQYFQICY, encoded by the exons ATGGAGGGAGAGCTGGCCTATCTGACTGGAgcgagaggaggaaagagaaccGAGAGAGTTTGCTCgcgagaggagaggaagaggagaaagaccTTTGGGGTAGTGGAGGAAGGCTCATCCTATCAACAGAGGCACCCAGACCCATCATCAGTGTCCCGTGTCTCCCACG ATGACCGCAGCTCAGCAGCCAGTGGCCTGGATGTGACCGACCGGCTGACCTATTTGGAGCAGAGGATGCAGATGCAGGAAGATGAAGTCCAGCTGTTAAAGATGGCTCTGGCTGATGTCCTCAAGAGGCTCAACATCTCAGAAGAGCACCAGGCGGCTGCCGCTGCTGCCGGCAGGAGAACACCCGGTGCTAAAG CCAGGCCAGTGTCTTTGGCTCTGCCCTCCAGACCACCAATGGTGACCTCTGGCTCTGCCTCCCTGAAGAAGAGCTCCACGCTGCCCTCCAGCTCCACAGCCAGGAACTACAGCCCTACGCCACACAGCAG tgGTGTGAGCCCACCAGGTAGTGTGAAGGACATTTCATGGAAGACCACAAAGTCCCGGCCCACCTCTGCAGCCCCGACCTGTAAGAAACCTCAGGAAGG CAAGTCCAAAGAAGCTGCAGTAGGAGCAG GGACAAGACGTGTAACACACTGCAAAG TGACTATGCAGATCTATCTGAGCCCCCACGTAAGAAAGACTGGGTCTTCTGAGCTTGCCAAATCTCCAGCCATGGTGCCCAACAGTGGCAGGGCCGCATCCACGCCTAACAACCCCCAGGCAAAGAGGGGCAGCAAGCCAGGGATGAGGAAACCAACCCCATCCTTTACCTTAAAcctgcaaaaaaacacaaccattcAGAACACGCCAGAGGACACATTCAGCTACAAAAGCCCTGTCAAATCACCCAGCCAGTACTTTCAGATTTGCTACTAA